Proteins co-encoded in one Natronorubrum daqingense genomic window:
- the mch gene encoding 2-methylfumaryl-CoA hydratase: MTEWTDPETFAQALEQVETKEKGNCFEDFAEGDVIEHDPGLTLTQFGNEQWMGQTLNHDPAYWRTDAAEARGFDEPPVHPDYLTAATLGITVEDLSEKGGYFLGRTDVRFPESPVYTGTELHVESEVVNRATSSSRPEYGIVSWRTRGKDAETGDVLCSYERTNMIPRREPLATDGSGATATEDDDEPELPDTFVTPEGGYYEDFVEALETAADEDAAVAYRHERGRTQDDVTVAQLPLSTLNTAKQHHNVDVMSDSPSGNIVTYGDVTRSTALGHARSDEQTWREVGFDDESFHTFVAVGDTVYAFTRVLSAENDASSDRAGTVTFEHIAFNQDDEPVYSGTRTAEIQKRSN, from the coding sequence ATGACTGAGTGGACTGATCCTGAGACGTTCGCACAGGCACTCGAGCAGGTCGAGACCAAAGAGAAAGGAAACTGTTTCGAGGACTTTGCGGAGGGAGACGTCATCGAACACGATCCCGGCCTCACGCTCACCCAATTCGGGAACGAACAGTGGATGGGCCAGACGCTGAACCACGACCCTGCGTACTGGCGTACCGACGCCGCCGAGGCGCGTGGATTCGACGAACCGCCGGTTCACCCCGACTACCTGACGGCTGCGACGCTCGGAATCACCGTCGAGGACTTGAGCGAGAAGGGCGGTTACTTCCTCGGTCGAACCGACGTTCGCTTCCCGGAGTCGCCGGTGTACACGGGCACCGAACTCCACGTCGAAAGCGAAGTCGTCAACCGAGCGACCTCGAGTTCCCGACCGGAGTACGGCATCGTCTCCTGGCGAACTCGCGGAAAAGACGCCGAGACGGGCGACGTGTTGTGTTCGTACGAACGGACGAACATGATCCCGCGACGTGAGCCGCTCGCGACTGACGGGAGCGGTGCGACAGCGACCGAGGACGACGACGAACCCGAACTTCCCGATACGTTCGTCACGCCCGAGGGAGGCTACTACGAGGACTTCGTCGAGGCACTCGAGACGGCGGCGGACGAAGACGCCGCCGTCGCCTACCGCCACGAGCGCGGTCGCACCCAAGACGACGTAACGGTCGCACAGCTCCCGCTGTCGACGCTGAACACGGCCAAACAACACCACAACGTCGACGTCATGTCCGATTCCCCCTCGGGGAACATCGTCACCTACGGCGACGTGACCCGGTCGACCGCGCTGGGGCACGCTCGCTCGGACGAACAGACCTGGCGCGAAGTCGGCTTCGACGACGAATCCTTCCACACGTTCGTCGCCGTCGGCGACACCGTCTACGCGTTTACGCGCGTCCTCTCCGCCGAAAACGACGCCTCGAGCGACCGAGCAGGAACCGTCACCTTCGAGCACATCGCCTTCAACCAGGACGACGAACCTGTCTACTCGGGGACACGCACGGCGGAGATTCAAAAGCGTTCTAACTAA
- a CDS encoding uracil-DNA glycosylase, whose amino-acid sequence MDEECQNCPALCETRTQVVHGYGDVDADFLFVGERPSERADQLGVPFAEPATDRSDGEEGATLRRMLERLGLCDSTSPPDAPQVENVYLTNLTRCRDPDRRPTADEIGNCEPYLNAEIRMINPEILVPVGERALAELGATYTTTPVDELSLPAAHAARIRGRGFELVPMVAPREQTDEQTQVWLEGFVDLMASDYRQTKGQRDR is encoded by the coding sequence ATGGACGAGGAGTGCCAGAACTGTCCGGCGCTCTGTGAAACACGCACGCAGGTCGTCCACGGCTACGGCGACGTGGATGCGGACTTTCTGTTCGTCGGCGAACGACCATCCGAGCGTGCTGACCAACTCGGGGTACCGTTCGCAGAACCCGCAACCGATCGATCCGATGGTGAGGAAGGGGCCACGCTCCGACGGATGCTCGAGCGCCTCGGTCTCTGCGATTCGACCTCGCCACCAGACGCACCGCAGGTCGAGAACGTCTATCTCACGAATTTGACGCGGTGTCGCGACCCCGACCGACGGCCGACAGCCGACGAAATCGGCAACTGTGAACCGTACCTCAACGCCGAAATTCGGATGATCAACCCGGAGATCCTCGTCCCCGTCGGCGAGCGCGCCCTCGCGGAACTCGGGGCGACGTACACGACGACCCCAGTCGACGAGCTTTCGCTCCCTGCAGCGCACGCGGCTCGAATCCGTGGCCGCGGCTTCGAACTCGTTCCGATGGTCGCCCCACGCGAGCAGACCGACGAACAGACGCAAGTGTGGCTCGAGGGGTTCGTCGACCTCATGGCGTCGGATTATCGCCAGACGAAGGGACAACGAGATCGCTGA
- a CDS encoding methylaspartate ammonia-lyase produces MEITGIYATPGYSGFFFDDQRAIKQGAQQDGFTYTGTPVTEGFDEIRQAGETLIVDIELADGTVVRGDCAAVQYSGAGGRDPLFKAEEYAPVVEGPLANELEGRDATAFLDNAETLEELQVDGTRLHTAIRYGVSQALLAAAAEADNTTQTDVLADALGTEPAEEPVPVFGQSGDARYTNTEKMFVKGVPVLPHALINSVEKIGEDGGTLREYVEWLTERSQELGPDGYEPRFHIDVYGMIGEVFGAPYDRDEVVDYFADLEEAAAPYPLQIEGPMDVGARAEQIEAMVELRDGLADAGVDVDIVADEWCNTFEDVQAFVDAGAADIVQIKTPDLGGIHRSGQAVRYCEGTDTRAYLGGTCNETEISSRACAHVALATNAAQVLAKPGMGFDEGYMIVENEMRRTIARREREQLTADADEVTADD; encoded by the coding sequence ATGGAAATTACAGGGATATACGCAACGCCCGGCTACTCCGGGTTCTTCTTCGACGACCAGCGCGCGATCAAGCAAGGAGCACAGCAGGACGGATTCACGTACACGGGAACGCCCGTCACGGAGGGCTTCGACGAGATTCGACAAGCCGGCGAAACGCTCATCGTCGACATCGAACTCGCGGACGGCACCGTCGTCCGAGGTGACTGTGCAGCCGTGCAGTACTCCGGCGCAGGGGGACGCGACCCGCTGTTCAAAGCCGAGGAGTACGCCCCCGTCGTCGAGGGTCCACTCGCCAATGAACTCGAGGGCCGTGACGCCACTGCATTCCTCGACAACGCCGAGACGCTCGAGGAGTTGCAAGTCGATGGAACACGCCTCCACACAGCGATTCGCTACGGCGTCTCACAGGCCTTGCTCGCCGCCGCGGCTGAAGCGGACAACACGACGCAGACGGACGTGCTGGCCGACGCCCTTGGGACCGAGCCTGCCGAAGAACCGGTGCCGGTCTTCGGCCAATCCGGCGACGCTCGTTACACCAACACCGAGAAAATGTTCGTCAAAGGCGTGCCGGTCTTGCCACACGCGCTGATCAACAGCGTCGAGAAAATCGGCGAAGACGGCGGGACCTTGCGCGAGTACGTCGAGTGGCTCACGGAACGCTCACAGGAACTCGGCCCCGACGGCTACGAGCCGCGATTCCACATCGACGTCTACGGCATGATCGGCGAGGTCTTCGGCGCGCCCTACGACCGCGACGAGGTCGTCGACTACTTTGCGGACCTCGAGGAGGCCGCCGCACCCTACCCGCTCCAGATCGAGGGGCCGATGGACGTCGGCGCTCGCGCGGAACAGATCGAGGCGATGGTCGAACTCCGCGATGGACTCGCTGACGCCGGTGTCGACGTCGACATCGTCGCCGACGAGTGGTGTAACACCTTCGAGGACGTGCAGGCGTTCGTCGACGCCGGAGCGGCCGACATCGTGCAGATCAAGACGCCCGACCTCGGTGGCATTCACCGGAGCGGACAAGCCGTTCGCTACTGCGAGGGAACCGACACTCGAGCGTACCTCGGCGGGACGTGCAACGAGACGGAAATCTCTTCGCGGGCCTGCGCACACGTTGCGCTCGCGACGAACGCCGCGCAGGTGCTCGCAAAGCCCGGTATGGGATTCGACGAGGGCTACATGATCGTCGAGAACGAGATGCGGCGGACGATCGCCCGACGCGAACGGGAACAGTTAACAGCAGACGCGGATGAGGTGACAGCAGATGACTGA
- a CDS encoding methylaspartate mutase subunit E, translating to MIRDERIPADELRRIDEEIRSDWETGADVDFEEAIEYHESLPDRKRFADVLESADKPLLQPRAGVPRLDDQIELSKYLHEEGQADLIPTTIDSYTRDNEYEKAQQGLEKARETGDDTLNGFPAVNHGVDGCRKLIDAVDAPIEVRHGTPDARLLAAITFAGGFQSFEGGPISYNIPYTKRHGLEETIERWQFVDRLAGAYTERGIRINREPFGPLTGTLVPPSIAIAIMIVEGQLAATQGVRSITLGYGQVGNVVQDVAALNALKKLGNEYLPDEVVVTTVFHEWMGGFPPDEARANGVISLGGMTAAIAQPDKVITKSPQEFQGVPTKEANASGLRTTRQVIDMAIEQKIDIDGIDEEQDLIERETRCLMDTIFTHGDGDVVQGTLKAFDSGALDVPFAPSDSARGAVLPARDDDGRVRIFEWADLEMDDDIKEIHKARLSQRADTEGRKQSFRMVADDVDAISDGKLIGRPQGDV from the coding sequence ATGATACGAGACGAACGTATTCCAGCCGACGAGCTACGGCGTATCGACGAGGAGATTCGGTCTGACTGGGAGACGGGTGCGGACGTCGACTTCGAGGAAGCGATCGAGTACCACGAGTCGCTGCCAGATCGCAAGCGATTCGCGGACGTCCTCGAGTCGGCCGACAAACCGCTCCTACAGCCTCGAGCCGGCGTTCCCCGGCTCGACGATCAGATCGAACTCTCGAAATACCTCCACGAGGAGGGGCAGGCGGACCTCATCCCGACGACGATTGACTCGTACACGCGCGACAACGAGTACGAGAAGGCCCAGCAGGGCCTCGAGAAAGCTCGAGAGACGGGCGACGACACGCTCAACGGCTTTCCCGCGGTCAACCACGGCGTCGACGGCTGTCGGAAGCTGATCGACGCGGTCGACGCGCCGATCGAAGTGCGCCACGGCACGCCCGACGCTCGACTGCTGGCGGCGATCACCTTCGCCGGCGGCTTCCAGAGCTTCGAAGGCGGGCCGATCTCCTACAACATCCCCTACACGAAACGCCACGGGCTCGAGGAGACCATCGAGCGCTGGCAGTTCGTGGACCGACTGGCGGGAGCCTACACCGAACGCGGCATCCGGATTAACCGGGAGCCCTTCGGCCCACTCACGGGAACGCTCGTCCCGCCGTCGATCGCGATCGCGATTATGATCGTCGAGGGGCAACTCGCGGCGACACAGGGCGTCCGCTCGATCACCCTCGGCTACGGGCAGGTCGGCAACGTCGTCCAGGACGTCGCCGCGCTGAACGCGCTCAAGAAGCTGGGCAACGAGTACCTCCCCGACGAGGTCGTCGTTACGACCGTCTTCCACGAGTGGATGGGCGGCTTCCCGCCGGACGAGGCGCGCGCCAACGGCGTGATCAGCCTCGGCGGGATGACCGCCGCCATCGCACAACCGGATAAGGTCATCACCAAGTCGCCCCAGGAGTTCCAGGGCGTGCCGACGAAGGAGGCGAACGCCTCTGGCCTGCGCACGACGCGACAGGTCATCGATATGGCCATCGAACAGAAGATCGATATCGACGGGATCGACGAGGAACAGGACCTCATCGAACGGGAGACGCGGTGTCTGATGGACACCATCTTTACCCACGGCGACGGCGACGTCGTCCAGGGGACGCTCAAGGCGTTCGACTCCGGGGCACTCGACGTGCCGTTCGCCCCGAGTGACAGCGCACGGGGTGCGGTCCTCCCCGCTCGAGACGACGACGGTCGCGTCCGCATCTTCGAGTGGGCCGACCTCGAGATGGACGACGACATCAAAGAGATTCACAAGGCGCGACTCTCCCAACGGGCGGACACCGAGGGTCGCAAACAGTCGTTCCGAATGGTTGCAGACGACGTCGACGCGATCAGCGACGGCAAACTCATCGGCAGACCACAGGGTGACGTCTAA
- a CDS encoding MATE family efflux transporter, with protein MTATGEDRSVDVTDGELLKPIVFLAIPLIVTQLLQVAYNIADTFWVGRVSADAVAAISFAFPIIFLIISIGGGFTVAGTILIAQHKGADNHEEVDHVVGQTMSFVLLVSIVASIIGYIFTPQLLTLVGADAGSAVHEMAVSYTRTWFLGTVTVFAFFMFQALLRGWGDTRTPMYLMAISVVLNIVLDPFLILGFEDNPVFSVVGLESLEATLYSMTGFTGLDVQGAAIATVISRAVGAAVGIWLLVSGQLGIRPTLSQFRLQLETVKTIVRLGIPAGIEQSTRALGLAVLTALVAIAGSDAVAAYGVGGRVYAVFTLLSLGVAQATEVVVGQNLGADQTGRARRGVLLNAGIIGGAFAAMSVAVYAFAPEIIEIFLTEDESGQVVQMGADFLMIVGPTFAFLGVFQILMGAFRGSGSTRIAMAFSILSLWIIQIPVALALIEWAGIGETGVWYAMALSNVVSVLVAGLWFLRGTWTDDVVSGRPSAAE; from the coding sequence ATGACGGCAACCGGTGAGGATCGTTCCGTCGACGTGACCGACGGCGAGTTGCTCAAACCGATCGTCTTTCTGGCGATTCCGCTGATCGTCACGCAGTTGCTCCAGGTCGCGTACAACATCGCGGACACGTTCTGGGTCGGCCGCGTGAGTGCCGACGCGGTCGCGGCGATCTCTTTCGCCTTCCCCATCATCTTCCTCATTATCTCCATCGGCGGCGGCTTCACCGTCGCCGGAACGATCCTGATCGCCCAGCACAAGGGCGCGGACAACCACGAGGAGGTCGATCACGTCGTCGGGCAGACGATGTCGTTCGTCCTGCTCGTCTCCATCGTCGCGTCGATAATCGGCTACATCTTCACGCCGCAGTTGCTCACCCTCGTCGGCGCGGACGCCGGCAGTGCGGTCCACGAGATGGCCGTCAGTTACACGCGAACCTGGTTCCTCGGGACCGTTACCGTCTTCGCGTTCTTCATGTTTCAGGCGCTGTTGCGCGGGTGGGGAGACACCCGAACGCCGATGTACCTGATGGCGATCAGCGTCGTCCTCAACATCGTCCTCGACCCCTTCCTTATTCTCGGGTTCGAAGACAACCCCGTCTTCAGCGTCGTCGGCCTCGAGTCCCTCGAGGCGACGCTCTACTCGATGACAGGCTTCACCGGACTCGACGTGCAGGGAGCCGCCATCGCGACGGTGATCAGTCGCGCGGTCGGCGCAGCGGTCGGCATCTGGCTGCTCGTCTCCGGCCAATTGGGAATCCGTCCGACGCTCTCGCAGTTCCGACTGCAACTCGAGACGGTCAAAACGATCGTTCGGCTTGGAATCCCCGCCGGTATCGAGCAGAGTACTCGAGCGCTCGGCCTCGCGGTGTTGACGGCGCTGGTTGCGATCGCCGGCTCCGATGCCGTCGCCGCCTACGGCGTCGGCGGTCGCGTCTACGCCGTCTTTACGCTGCTCTCGCTGGGCGTCGCACAGGCAACCGAGGTCGTCGTCGGGCAGAATCTCGGTGCCGATCAGACGGGTCGTGCTCGCCGCGGCGTGTTGTTGAACGCAGGGATCATCGGCGGGGCGTTCGCGGCGATGAGCGTCGCCGTCTACGCGTTCGCACCGGAGATTATCGAGATCTTCCTCACGGAAGACGAGTCCGGACAGGTCGTCCAGATGGGTGCCGACTTCCTGATGATCGTCGGTCCGACGTTCGCCTTCCTCGGCGTCTTCCAGATCCTGATGGGTGCGTTCCGCGGGAGCGGAAGCACCCGAATCGCGATGGCGTTTTCGATCCTCTCGCTGTGGATCATCCAAATTCCCGTCGCACTCGCGTTGATCGAGTGGGCTGGAATCGGTGAAACGGGGGTCTGGTACGCGATGGCACTGTCGAACGTCGTCAGCGTCCTCGTCGCCGGCCTCTGGTTCCTCCGCGGAACGTGGACGGACGATGTCGTCTCCGGACGACCTTCGGCAGCTGAGTAA
- a CDS encoding Mrp/NBP35 family ATP-binding protein produces the protein MDEDAVRDRLRTVDDPELGDDIVSLGLVNDISVDDDTVEVDLALGAPYSPTESDMAAEIRQVLVDEGLEPELSASIPDRDDLASEDQVLPNVKNVIAVSSGKGGVGKSTLSVNLAAGLSQLGARVGLFDADVYGPNVPRMVDADEPPMTTEEETLVPPEKYGVKLMSMAFLTGEDDPVIWRGPMVHKVITQLTEDVEWGHLDYLIIDLPPGTGDTQLTMLQTMPVTGSVIVTTPQDVALDDARKGLEMFAKHDTVVLGIAENMSTFSCPDCGGEHDIFGSGGGEEFAETHEMPFLGSVPLDPAVREGGDGGKPTVLEDDSSTGDAFRTITENVANNTGIVHRRGISQSRQSGAVTPDR, from the coding sequence ATGGACGAAGACGCCGTTCGCGACCGCCTCCGGACGGTCGACGACCCGGAACTCGGAGACGATATCGTCTCGCTCGGACTCGTCAACGACATCAGCGTCGATGACGACACCGTCGAAGTGGATCTCGCCCTCGGTGCACCGTACTCACCCACCGAAAGCGACATGGCTGCCGAAATCCGCCAGGTGCTCGTCGACGAGGGCCTCGAACCGGAGCTCTCGGCGAGCATTCCAGATCGCGACGATCTCGCGAGCGAGGACCAGGTACTGCCCAACGTCAAGAACGTTATCGCCGTCTCCTCGGGGAAAGGTGGCGTCGGAAAGTCGACGCTGTCGGTGAACCTCGCAGCCGGACTCTCACAACTCGGGGCTCGCGTCGGTCTCTTCGACGCCGACGTGTACGGGCCGAACGTTCCGCGGATGGTCGACGCCGACGAGCCGCCGATGACCACCGAGGAGGAGACGCTCGTTCCGCCAGAGAAGTACGGGGTCAAGCTGATGAGCATGGCGTTTCTCACCGGCGAGGACGACCCAGTCATCTGGCGCGGCCCGATGGTCCACAAGGTCATCACGCAACTCACCGAGGACGTCGAGTGGGGACACCTCGATTACCTCATCATCGACCTTCCGCCGGGGACCGGCGACACCCAACTGACAATGCTCCAGACCATGCCCGTCACCGGATCGGTCATCGTCACCACACCACAGGACGTCGCACTCGACGACGCTCGGAAAGGACTCGAGATGTTCGCCAAACACGACACCGTCGTGTTGGGCATCGCCGAGAACATGTCGACGTTCTCCTGTCCCGACTGTGGCGGCGAACACGACATCTTCGGCTCCGGCGGCGGCGAGGAGTTCGCCGAGACCCACGAGATGCCGTTCCTCGGATCGGTTCCCCTCGATCCAGCCGTCCGAGAAGGCGGCGACGGCGGGAAGCCGACCGTCCTCGAGGACGACTCCTCGACGGGCGACGCGTTCCGGACGATCACCGAAAACGTCGCGAACAACACCGGTATCGTCCACCGACGCGGCATCTCCCAGAGCAGGCAAAGCGGTGCCGTCACGCCCGACCGATGA
- the glmS gene encoding methylaspartate mutase subunit S: protein MIHHTMSQTVVLGVIGSDAHVVGITILEQAFSAAGFDVVNLGVQTSQEEFAEEAVTHDAEAVLVSSLYGHAEQDCQGFHEVLAESDVDAVTYIGGNLAVGQDEFDQTRRTFRKLGFDRVFDSETDPEDAIEALREDLQITPTESERATISS from the coding sequence ATGATTCATCATACGATGTCCCAAACGGTCGTCCTCGGCGTGATCGGTTCCGATGCACACGTCGTTGGAATCACAATCTTAGAGCAGGCCTTCAGTGCAGCAGGCTTCGACGTTGTTAACCTCGGTGTCCAGACCTCCCAGGAGGAGTTCGCCGAGGAAGCGGTAACTCACGACGCCGAGGCCGTACTGGTCTCGTCGCTCTACGGCCACGCCGAGCAGGACTGTCAGGGATTCCACGAGGTCCTCGCAGAGTCCGACGTCGACGCCGTCACCTACATCGGTGGCAACCTCGCCGTTGGGCAGGACGAGTTCGACCAGACTCGCCGGACGTTCCGGAAGCTGGGCTTCGACCGCGTCTTCGACTCGGAAACGGACCCCGAAGACGCGATCGAGGCGCTTCGAGAGGACCTCCAAATCACACCGACCGAGTCTGAACGCGCTACTATCAGTTCCTAG
- a CDS encoding polysaccharide deacetylase family protein — protein sequence MNRRTYLTTGLALGATGFAGVGLGQTEGVDEEDVIGEDPDDDDEFADAGPASPPPTGTFDDFETLERWRVRQDIGSFDVDTDRYYEGSQSVVFEADDEGQTRIRRTLNDPIDIRTVAPGLAVASERGSVVRIQLQDADGDYVEYSQRVLDGMPLTRKNFGLTRIRGDPDLSEIFVLQIVHWGDEDADGVQLWVDDFHFVPKPETGRVMLQFHGGYESHYTVALSLLEEYGVTGSAFVPPERIGTESGNGENRLTEGQIASLAGADWTIGSYAARGSHLDGGSSSELAAEIVGPTEWLEDGGYADDGRFFAYPGAVYSEASYELVAEHYDLGFAGSARAQGYAGNPYLCSLTSSPEPFEAADVVEWTAEHGGITAIPFYEIDDEDSYEALEETVSRIAELEAAGHLETISPVEMAEEYVY from the coding sequence TTCGCCGGTGTCGGTCTCGGTCAAACCGAAGGGGTGGATGAAGAAGACGTAATCGGCGAGGATCCCGACGATGACGACGAATTCGCAGACGCGGGTCCGGCCTCGCCGCCACCGACCGGGACGTTCGACGACTTCGAAACCCTCGAGCGCTGGCGCGTTAGACAGGATATCGGCTCGTTCGACGTGGATACGGATCGATACTACGAGGGGTCGCAGTCGGTCGTCTTCGAAGCCGATGACGAGGGCCAGACTCGAATCCGTCGCACGCTCAATGATCCGATCGACATCCGAACCGTCGCACCCGGTCTCGCCGTCGCGAGCGAACGAGGGAGCGTCGTCAGGATTCAACTTCAAGACGCCGACGGCGACTACGTCGAGTACAGTCAGCGTGTGCTCGATGGCATGCCGTTAACGCGCAAGAACTTCGGGCTCACTCGCATCCGGGGCGATCCCGACCTCAGCGAAATTTTCGTCCTCCAAATCGTCCACTGGGGCGACGAAGACGCCGACGGAGTCCAGCTCTGGGTCGACGACTTCCACTTCGTCCCAAAACCCGAGACGGGACGGGTTATGCTCCAGTTCCACGGCGGATACGAATCGCACTATACGGTCGCGCTCTCGCTCCTCGAGGAGTACGGCGTCACGGGAAGTGCGTTCGTTCCTCCCGAGCGAATCGGTACCGAATCCGGAAACGGCGAAAATCGACTGACGGAGGGACAAATCGCGTCGCTCGCCGGTGCCGACTGGACGATCGGCAGTTACGCCGCTCGAGGTTCACACCTCGACGGAGGCTCGAGCAGCGAGTTGGCAGCCGAGATCGTCGGCCCGACCGAGTGGCTCGAGGACGGAGGGTACGCGGACGACGGTCGGTTTTTCGCCTATCCAGGTGCAGTATATTCAGAAGCCTCGTACGAACTCGTCGCGGAACACTACGATCTCGGGTTTGCTGGCTCGGCGAGGGCACAGGGTTATGCCGGAAACCCGTATCTGTGTTCGCTCACCAGTTCACCCGAGCCGTTCGAAGCCGCCGACGTCGTCGAGTGGACGGCCGAGCACGGCGGCATCACGGCGATCCCGTTCTACGAAATCGACGACGAGGATTCCTACGAGGCGCTCGAGGAGACGGTCTCACGGATCGCCGAACTCGAAGCAGCGGGACACCTCGAGACGATCTCCCCCGTCGAGATGGCAGAGGAGTACGTCTACTGA
- the citE gene encoding L-malyl-CoA/beta-methylmalyl-CoA lyase: MTDDTRLCRTFQTAPAAVPKDDSAKYLRSGLEAEGFQAPDWLVPDMEDGTAPNMKDKGLENTIELVPEHEFAGEIWPRVEWSYEDESFRSRGREQIDQLVGEIGDEIEGVVVPKVGRVEDVERAAEAVAEAESEHGHADGSIKLAIIVETGRARSDLREISKFGEESRLTALVFGPVDYAAELGARDLGDGRPRWDALLEELSNEASAGDLLCIGGPFDDLFKERAGLTYYNADAYADQVEHEAHLGLDGSWSLYPKQTVQANTVHMPTPEELERDVSKIERFNEAKAEGTGAVTLDGQMVDEATFKVFRNTVQQVRAIDGTRPAQTEEYYDEGLLSRARDLDLSYQ; the protein is encoded by the coding sequence ATGACAGACGACACTCGACTCTGCCGAACCTTCCAGACTGCACCGGCCGCCGTTCCGAAAGACGACTCGGCGAAGTACCTGCGCTCCGGCCTCGAGGCCGAGGGCTTTCAGGCACCCGACTGGCTCGTCCCCGACATGGAGGACGGGACCGCGCCGAACATGAAAGACAAGGGCCTCGAGAACACCATCGAACTCGTCCCCGAACACGAATTCGCGGGCGAAATCTGGCCCCGCGTCGAGTGGAGCTACGAGGACGAATCGTTCCGATCGCGCGGCCGTGAACAGATCGACCAGCTCGTCGGCGAAATCGGCGACGAAATCGAAGGCGTCGTCGTCCCCAAGGTCGGTCGCGTCGAAGACGTCGAACGAGCAGCCGAAGCCGTCGCGGAAGCGGAATCCGAACACGGCCACGCAGACGGCTCGATCAAGCTCGCGATCATCGTCGAAACCGGCCGCGCACGCTCGGACCTCCGCGAAATTTCGAAGTTCGGCGAGGAGTCCCGTCTCACCGCACTGGTCTTCGGTCCCGTCGACTACGCCGCCGAACTCGGCGCTCGCGACCTCGGAGACGGTCGCCCGCGCTGGGACGCCCTCCTCGAGGAACTCTCGAACGAAGCGAGTGCCGGCGACCTCCTCTGTATCGGCGGTCCCTTCGACGACCTCTTCAAGGAACGCGCCGGCCTGACGTACTACAACGCCGACGCCTACGCGGACCAGGTCGAACACGAAGCCCACCTCGGACTCGACGGCTCCTGGTCGCTGTATCCGAAGCAGACCGTGCAGGCCAACACGGTTCACATGCCGACGCCCGAGGAACTCGAGCGCGACGTGAGCAAGATCGAGCGCTTCAACGAGGCCAAAGCCGAGGGGACGGGAGCGGTCACGCTCGATGGGCAGATGGTCGACGAAGCGACGTTCAAGGTGTTCCGAAACACGGTTCAGCAGGTTCGTGCGATCGACGGCACTCGACCGGCACAGACTGAAGAGTACTACGACGAAGGGCTGTTGAGCCGCGCACGCGACCTCGACCTTTCCTACCAGTAA
- a CDS encoding DUF5783 family protein, producing the protein MTEFDPEKFEEKYVYYFEELEEAYSNAYNQLHGRYDSAVLRAIDRKVLSESEPFYDGDGEFSVELPDDARERVGPVADHEQFETVLTELRERIERELRRIFGFDDET; encoded by the coding sequence ATGACCGAGTTCGATCCCGAAAAGTTCGAGGAGAAGTACGTCTACTACTTCGAGGAACTCGAGGAAGCCTACTCGAACGCGTACAACCAGCTACACGGACGGTACGATTCGGCGGTGCTTCGGGCGATCGACCGGAAGGTATTGAGCGAGAGCGAACCGTTTTACGACGGTGACGGCGAGTTCAGCGTCGAACTCCCGGACGACGCTCGAGAGCGCGTCGGCCCGGTTGCCGACCACGAGCAGTTCGAGACGGTGCTCACGGAACTCCGCGAGCGAATCGAGCGCGAACTCCGACGGATCTTCGGGTTCGACGACGAGACGTGA